From the Chloroflexus aurantiacus J-10-fl genome, one window contains:
- a CDS encoding M16 family metallopeptidase, translating to MPYLHTTPNGIRVLIEELPHTHSVAVGCFIDIGARYESAELAGAAHFIEHMLFKGAGAYPTAHAISLAIEGIGGYLNASTGYETTVFYAKVAAIHFQRALHVLSEMVQRPLFDATELEKERRVIIEEIRGIQDNPTELVHELLQRTMWGDHPFGRDIAGSIATVSAIARHELLQFFAQGYHAGNLVVSVAGKIAAEEAIPAIERAFADLPAAQRPAAIAAPPLPHQPKLSLLTRDIEQGNFCLGMPGVSYHDPDRRAVHALDALLGGGMSSRLFQTIREEHGLSYNIGSYHNEFSDTGMWVIYAGVEPDALRDAVAMTRAIVRDVAENGPTKQELATVKEQLKGSLLLSLEDTWSIASRNATSLLRYQMVPPVEQIIAEIDALSLADLQRAARRLLTANQQWLAVVGPYSDEDQADLQILLEE from the coding sequence ATGCCATACTTGCATACCACGCCTAACGGCATCCGCGTTTTAATCGAAGAACTGCCACACACCCATTCGGTTGCAGTTGGTTGCTTCATTGACATCGGTGCGCGCTACGAATCGGCAGAACTGGCCGGTGCTGCCCACTTCATTGAACATATGCTCTTCAAGGGAGCCGGTGCCTATCCAACCGCCCATGCGATCTCGCTGGCAATTGAGGGGATTGGTGGCTATCTTAACGCTTCCACTGGCTACGAGACAACTGTTTTTTATGCGAAAGTTGCCGCTATCCATTTCCAACGAGCACTGCACGTGTTGAGCGAGATGGTGCAACGGCCACTCTTCGATGCTACCGAATTAGAAAAAGAGCGGCGGGTGATTATCGAAGAGATTCGCGGCATCCAGGATAATCCCACCGAGCTTGTCCACGAACTGCTGCAACGCACAATGTGGGGCGATCATCCGTTTGGCCGCGATATTGCTGGAAGTATTGCTACCGTCAGCGCCATTGCCCGCCACGAGCTGTTGCAATTTTTCGCTCAGGGGTATCACGCCGGGAATCTGGTCGTATCGGTCGCCGGCAAGATTGCTGCCGAAGAGGCCATTCCCGCCATCGAACGCGCTTTTGCCGATCTCCCTGCCGCGCAGCGTCCGGCGGCAATTGCCGCGCCTCCCTTACCGCACCAGCCCAAACTCAGCCTGCTCACACGTGACATCGAACAGGGCAACTTTTGCCTTGGCATGCCCGGCGTCTCGTACCACGATCCTGATCGCCGGGCAGTGCATGCGCTCGACGCCCTGCTCGGTGGCGGTATGTCGTCGCGCCTGTTCCAGACGATCCGTGAAGAACACGGTCTCAGCTACAATATCGGTTCTTATCACAACGAATTTTCTGATACCGGTATGTGGGTTATTTATGCTGGGGTGGAGCCTGATGCATTGCGTGACGCGGTGGCAATGACCCGCGCTATAGTGCGCGATGTGGCCGAAAACGGCCCTACAAAGCAAGAGCTGGCAACCGTGAAAGAACAGCTCAAGGGCAGCTTGTTACTCTCGCTCGAAGATACCTGGTCGATTGCCTCGCGTAACGCTACCAGTCTGCTGCGTTATCAAATGGTGCCGCCGGTTGAACAGATTATTGCCGAGATTGATGCATTGAGTTTAGCCGATCTCCAGCGTGCTGCCCGCCGGTTACTCACTGCCAATCAA